A DNA window from Helianthus annuus cultivar XRQ/B chromosome 15, HanXRQr2.0-SUNRISE, whole genome shotgun sequence contains the following coding sequences:
- the LOC110912301 gene encoding phosphate transporter PHO1 homolog 8, producing the protein MKFGKEFASQMVPEWQAAYMNYNFLKTLLKEIMIFRQQQSLSQDNQVNLRPQPLKVGTLKRRGSLFRAFSGLTSRYGMKSPKKDKEDEVILVSAMHTADEEQGEHVHGQSYQTFFLRAAEQGSEYEIVFFRRLDDEFNKVVSFYRAKVEEVVKEAEELNLQMDALIALRIKVNDPAAVTPFINERNTGYPLEVIHEEQQEKGLDRPREYQMASLDVLKHVKINTTAESPLSAVKSLFNSSKSDLQFNKNELRDAKEKLKQAFIEFHEKLRFLKNYAFLNQLAFSKIMKKYDKITSRNASDAYLKMVEESYLGQSDEVAKLIERVESAFVKHFCNGNRHQGMSTLKPNAKRRRHRVTFFVGCFFGCSLALVVAIIVNMHNRDLLKSNGRTQYMNTIFPLYTLFGFLVLHMLMYAANVYYWTRYRVNYSFIFGFKPGTEMGYTEVLLLSSGLSVLTLAAVLSNLEMELDANTKSYSTLTELLPLGLVIVVLLITFCPFNIFYRANRFFLLVCLWRCICAPFYAITLPDFFLADQFTSQVQLLRSLQFYVCYYGWGDFKQRDAKPCNESDVYDIITIVIAVIPYWIRLLQCIRRWWGGQDPTQGLNGLKYFSTIVAVVSRTIQTQLTQKKLKAAARTFKIIAGSTSGVATIFNTYWDIAMDWGLLCKNSDNPWLRDKLILPNRSIYFIAMVLNVILRLAWMQTVLDFHDAPFLHKNALIAIVACLEIIRRGIWNFFRLENEHLSNVGKFRAVKSVPLPFSYEHDDKNQ; encoded by the exons ATGAAGTTTGGAAAAGAATTTGCTTCACAAATGGTGCCAGAATGGCAAGCAGCATATATGAATTACAACTTTCTCAAAACTCTCTTAAAAGAAATCATGATTTTCCGACAGCAACAGAGCCTGTCACAAGACAATCAAGTGAACCTAAGGCCGCAGCCGTTGAAAGTGGGGACGTTGAAGAGAAGGGGGTCTCTTTTTAGAGCTTTTAGTGGACTAACGAGTCGCTACGGTATGAAAAGTCCCAAGAAAGATAAAGAAGATGAAGTGATTCTAGTAAGTGCCATGCATACCGCAGATGAAGAACAAGGGGAACATGTACATGGCCAGAGTTACCAGACGTTTTTTCTTCGTGCCGCGGAGCAAGGCAGCGAGTATGAGATTGTGTTCTTTCGACGACTGGATGATGAGTTTAATAAAGTGGTTAGTTTTTATAGAGCCAAAGTGGAAGAGGTGGTGAAGGAGGCTGAAGAGTTGAATCTACAAATGGATGCTCTTATTGCTCTTAGAATTAAAGTTAATGATCCTGCTGCTGTTACGCCATTCATCAATGAAAGAAACACAG GTTATCCGTTGGAGGTGATCCATGAAGAACAGCAAGAAAAGGGATTAGATCGTCCCAGGGAATACCAAATGGCGTCTTTAGACGTTTTAAAGCACGTAAAAATCAACACCACCGCAGAATCACCGTTGTCCGCCGTGAAAAGTCTTTTCAATAGTTCAAAGTCAGACCTGCAGTTCAACAAAAATGAACTTAGAGATGCAAAAGAAAAGTTAAAGCAAGCTTTTATTGAGTTCCACGAGAAGCTTCGGTTTCTAAAGAACTATGC GTTCTTGAATCAATTGGCCTTCTCCAAGATAATGAAGAAGTACGATAAG ATCACATCAAGAAATGCATCCGATGCTTACTTAAAGATGGTTGAAGAGTCTTACTTGGGCCAATCTGATGAG GTTGCTAAGCTCATAGAGAGAGTCGAATCAGCATTTGTAAAGCATTTCTGTAACGGGAATCGCCATCAAGGAATGAGCACCTTAAAGCCAAATGCTAAAAGGAGAAGGCATCGCGTAACATTTTTTGTGG GTTGCTTCTTTGGGTGCTCGTTAGCACTTGTGGTGGCGATCATTGTAAATATGCATAATAGAGATCTTCTTAAGAGTAACGGTAGAACTCAGTACATGAATACCATCTTTCCGCTATACACCTTGTTTGGATTTCTGGTGTTACATATGCTGATGTATGCGGCAAATGTATATTATTGGACGCGCTATCGTGTCAACTACTCATTTATATTTGGGTTCAAGCCCGGTACAGAAATGGGTTATACTGAAGTTCTACTACTCAGTTCCGGCCTATCAGTACTCACTCTCGCAGCTGTACTCTCAAATCTTGAAATGGAATTGGATGCAAATACTAAAAGTTACTCAACACTAACTGAATTACTCCCTCTAGGCTTAGTCATT GTTGTACTTCTAATAACATTTTGTCCGTTTAATATCTTCTATCGCGCAAACCGTTTCTTCCTCTTAGTCTGTTTATGGCGCTGCATTTGTGCTCCTTTTTATGCAATCACTCTCCCTGATTTCTTCTTGGCTGATCAGTTTACTAGTCAG GTCCAATTATTGAGGAGTTTGCAGTTCTACGTATGTTACTACGGTTGGGGAGATTTTAAGCAAAGGGATGCAAAACCATGCAACGAGAGCGATGTTTATGATATTATTACTATAGTTATAGCCGTTATCCCATATTGGATTCGACTCCTACAG TGCATACGACGCTGGTGGGGAGGCCAGGATCCTACACAAGGTCTAAACGGGCTCAAATACTTCTCTACCATTGTTGCTGTTGTTTCGAGGACAATTCAGACTCAACTCACTCAAAAAAAACTTAAGGCAGCGGCGAGAACGTTTAAAATCATTGCAGGATCTACCTCAGGCGTTGCAACAATTTTCAACACCTACTGGGACATAGCGATGGATTGGGGTTTGCTATGCAAAAATTCAGATAATCCATGGCTAAGAGATAAGCTTATTTTGCCCAACAGATCTATCTACTTCATAGCAATG GTATTGAATGTGATATTGAGACTGGCCTGGATGCAAACGGTATTGGATTTTCATGATGCTCCATTCCTACATAAAAATGCCCTAATTGCAATAGTTGCATGTTTGGAGATCATACGACGTGGCATATGGAATTTCTTCAGGTTGGAGAATGAGCATTTGAGCAATGTTGGAAAGTTTAGAGCTGTTAAATCAGTGCCATTACCTTTTAGCTATGAACATGATGACAAGAATCAATAA